Proteins encoded within one genomic window of Brachybacterium avium:
- the tgt gene encoding tRNA guanosine(34) transglycosylase Tgt: MERGPSWDHDAVTSPSAETPAPAPSAASAAHAAETGFEVLARHGEKARAGVITTPHGQIATPAFIPVGTKATVKAVLPESMSDLGAQALLANAYHLYLQPGHDLVDEAGGLGAFMNWPGPTYTDSGGFQVMSLGAGFKKVLSSEFSGGEKARTSSGEDDDVAAGKERLAHVDDDGVTFRSFINGDVHRFTPEISMQIQHGLGADIMFAFDELTTLMNSRGYQEQALERTRLWALRCLAEHTRLTAERSHRPYQQLWGVIQGAQHEDLRRRAAHDLGTMEVDGQAFDGFGIGGALEKENLGTIVGWVTDELPQERPRHLLGISEVDDLFVAIAAGADTFDCVSPSRVARNSAVYTATGRVNLTGAKYRRQFAPIDEDCDCYTCTHYTAAYVHHLFRAKEMLSSTLCTIHNERFVVRLVDRIRDSLRTGDFDALREETTGAYYGAPR, translated from the coding sequence ATGGAACGAGGGCCTTCGTGGGATCATGACGCGGTGACCTCACCGAGCGCCGAGACCCCCGCCCCCGCCCCGTCCGCAGCCTCCGCGGCGCACGCGGCGGAGACTGGTTTCGAGGTCCTCGCCCGGCATGGCGAGAAGGCGCGCGCCGGGGTCATCACCACGCCGCACGGACAGATCGCCACCCCCGCCTTCATCCCCGTCGGCACCAAGGCGACGGTCAAAGCCGTGCTGCCGGAGTCGATGAGCGACCTCGGGGCGCAGGCGCTGCTGGCCAACGCCTACCACCTCTACCTCCAGCCCGGTCACGACCTGGTCGACGAGGCCGGCGGGCTGGGCGCCTTCATGAACTGGCCCGGGCCCACCTACACCGACTCCGGCGGCTTCCAGGTGATGAGCCTGGGCGCCGGCTTCAAGAAGGTGCTCTCCAGCGAGTTCTCCGGCGGTGAGAAGGCTCGCACCTCCTCCGGCGAGGACGACGACGTCGCCGCGGGCAAGGAGCGGCTGGCCCACGTCGACGACGACGGCGTCACCTTCCGCTCCTTCATCAACGGCGACGTGCACCGCTTCACCCCCGAGATCTCGATGCAGATCCAGCACGGGCTGGGAGCGGACATCATGTTCGCCTTCGACGAGCTGACCACCCTGATGAACTCCCGCGGCTATCAGGAGCAGGCGCTCGAGCGCACCCGGCTGTGGGCGCTGCGCTGCCTGGCCGAGCACACCCGCCTCACCGCCGAGCGCAGCCACCGCCCCTACCAGCAGCTGTGGGGCGTGATCCAGGGGGCCCAGCACGAGGACCTGCGCCGCCGCGCCGCCCACGACCTCGGCACGATGGAGGTGGACGGGCAGGCCTTCGACGGCTTCGGCATCGGCGGAGCGCTGGAGAAGGAGAATCTGGGCACGATCGTCGGCTGGGTCACCGACGAGCTGCCGCAGGAGCGGCCCCGCCACCTGCTGGGCATCAGCGAGGTCGACGACCTGTTCGTCGCGATCGCCGCCGGGGCCGACACCTTCGACTGCGTCTCCCCCTCCCGCGTGGCCCGCAACAGCGCGGTGTACACCGCCACCGGCCGGGTGAACCTCACCGGAGCGAAGTACCGCCGCCAGTTCGCGCCGATCGACGAGGACTGCGACTGCTACACCTGCACCCACTACACGGCCGCCTACGTCCATCACCTGTTCCGGGCCAAGGAGATGCTCTCCTCCACCCTGTGCACCATCCACAACGAGCGCTTCGTGGTGCGCCTGGTGGACCGGATCCGTGACTCCCTGCGCACCGGCGACTTCGACGCCCTGCGGGAGGAGACCACCGGTGCGTACTACGGCGCCCCGCGGTGA